The Mucilaginibacter terrae region TGCCCGGTAGCGTAGAGGCCAATAATAACAGCACCTACTAAAATGCGATACCAGCCAAATAGTACAAAGCCTTTCTTCTCTAAAAAAGTAATAAAGGTACGAATGGCTAACAGGGCAACTATAAATGCTACCACGTTACCTATTACCAGCAGCTTAACTTCTTCGCCGCTAAAGGTATGGCCATCTTTAAAAAAGTCGAGCAGTTTTTTGGCAGTTGCGGCAAACATGGTGGGTACAGCCAGGAAGAACGAAAACTCAGCAGCTGCCTTGCGGCTAAGTTTTTGAGACATGCCACCTACAATGGTTGCAGCAGAACGCGAGGTTCCTGGAATCATGGCGATACACTGGAACAAGCCTATTTTTAGCGCTGTTGCATAACTTACATCGCCATCTTCTTTCAAGTCAGGATTATTAAACCACTTGTCCACAAATAGCAGGATAATACCTCCTACAAAAAGCGTTATACCTACGGTGAGGGCGCTTTCAAGAAGTTTGTCAATTCTATCGCTGAATAGAACGCCGAATATAGCGGGCCGGGATAAAAGCAACTACCAGCTTGTAATAAAAATCGAGCGATTTAAAAAAGCGTTTAAAATAAAGTATTACAACCGAAAGTATCGCTCCAAGTTGAATAGCGACAATAAAGAACTTTAGAAATTCTTGACTTTCTTTATCCTTTTTTATATCCATCATTGCTGACGCAATGACCATGTGACCAGTTGATGATATTGGTAAAAATTCTGTTAATCCCTCAATAATGGCCAGAATAATAGCATGTACTAAGTTCATGCGTTAGGCGGCAGGCTTTTTCATGATGGCATAAAACCCTACACCAAAACCGGCTAACACCACCAAAGGTGCTATAACAATTTTGGTAGTGCTATAAATATCGGTAGTGCCCGACATCAGTACAAAACCTAACGCTACAATAAGCACACTAATAGCCAACCATTGGTAGTTAGCTTTGCCGAATACAAACTGCACAGGTGCAGTTGCTGGTTTTGTGTTACCTAAGATAGACGGCCTTGGAGTTGCGCCTACAGGCTTTTCATATTTTTGAGCCATGATAATTATCTGTATAGTTGATAAATTTTTAATCGTAAGAAACGGTTAACCGCCAGGAATGTACTAAAGCCTGATATGAATATACCCAATAATGCCATGCCGGCAAATATGACACCAAACTCGTAGTAGTTTTGCAGCACCACCAAATCGGGTATTTGACGGTAGGCCAGGTAAAGCGTACCCACCAATATAATTGCTGCAATTAAAGCACCTAATAACCCATGCCATATACCATACAGCAAAAACGGTTTACGGATAAATGCCTTGGTAGCACCTACTAACTGCATTGATTTAATTAAAAACCTTTGCGAGTAAATAGCCAAACGGATAGTGTTATTAATTAACGCCACCGATAGCAGCACAAATATGCCCGTGAAGGCAAGTATTACTAAACTGATATTAGTGAGGTTTTTATTCATTTGCTCTACCAACGATTGCTGGTATTTAACCTCTTTTACCAACGGATTTTTACGTAGCTCATTGGCAAAACGTGTCAAGTCGGCATTATTGGCAAAATCGGCTTTCATGTACACGTCGATTGATTGCGAGAGCGGGTTAACACCCAAAAACTTCACAAAATCTTCGCCCAGATCTTTTTGCAGGTT contains the following coding sequences:
- a CDS encoding DUF3098 domain-containing protein, yielding MAQKYEKPVGATPRPSILGNTKPATAPVQFVFGKANYQWLAISVLIVALGFVLMSGTTDIYSTTKIVIAPLVVLAGFGVGFYAIMKKPAA
- a CDS encoding cell division protein FtsX — encoded protein: MEEFEASTAAKKTKTIYISTVFGIAMVLLMVGMLGLILVHANNLSRYIKENMVVNVFVDEGARETDVLQFKRQLDGNRYVKRTQYVSKELAARNLQKDLGEDFVKFLGVNPLSQSIDVYMKADFANNADLTRFANELRKNPLVKEVKYQQSLVEQMNKNLTNISLVILAFTGIFVLLSVALINNTIRLAIYSQRFLIKSMQLVGATKAFIRKPFLLYGIWHGLLGALIAAIILVGTLYLAYRQIPDLVVLQNYYEFGVIFAGMALLGIFISGFSTFLAVNRFLRLKIYQLYR